Genomic DNA from Cydia fagiglandana chromosome 19, ilCydFagi1.1, whole genome shotgun sequence:
gttccattaaatcgtataacagtattggcacactgtttttttgaagcattgacagtagtttgacatcggtgtttttttcgtatccaattataccgattgaccaactatacgacatgtatacgaaaataatttcattatacgagtttcgtagcctattatacgatctggcagccctgTGGCGGATGGCGGAGCAAATTTTTTGACATTGACAAGACAATtgacatattatatttttttaaatcaaagaaCCGCTTCCTGCTTCCTGCCCATCTGCCAAAgatttttatatatatgatagCTTTGATAGCATAGCATAGCGATTTGAAACAAAGACAAATagaaaatgaaattaataattatatttatctaaaatgCGTTATCAAAATAAGAGTTAcaaaaagttttaaaattagAGGGCCAAAGTCAAAAAAGTCTCCTCAAATTTACCCTACTTGCACATGGCAACACTATTTCCAGCTGTCAAATTGGCGGCGCCGTGCATCGGCGATTGGTGGCGATATTTTCGTGATTAAGTTGATTATTATGGAATTATTATGGAATTGTGTGTCTTAATTGCTGCTTTTTAGTAAGATTATACTGTTATAAAATCATGGCGAACCACTACGAGGTGCCCAGCTggtaaatatctttaaattgcatgtcagtcTAACCGACCAGTGCAGTGGCGTGAATAACATGCatcattttattgtaattattaaaTCAGTACTGAATTTAAAccaatgaaaatatttgtttacagTTAATTAGCCTTATATTTTTGAGATTTCCTAAGATCAGTCGCAGCGCGATTGCAAACAATTAAATAAACCTTCACCTATAAAATTTAAGGGTTGTTGATCTTTTAAAATTAGATTTGCTATATTTTTACTACAGGGCTGGCAAACCACCCACTGGCCTGCATTTGGACGTGTTGAAAGGCGACAAACTAATACAGAAACTAATGTTAGATGAgaagaaatgttacttatttggCCGGAACCCCCAGATGAACGACTTCTGTATAGACCACGCCAGCTGCTCTAGAGTGCATGCGGCGTTTGTGTACCACAAAGACTTAAACAGAGCGTTTTTAGTTGATTTGGGAAGTAGTAAgtattgtaattaaaatttaatacacTGTTTACTGCTCAAGATATTTCATTATCAAATTAAGTGTATAtgagtggtattccacctatctaATTTCTTTAACCAATCTGTATTACGCATTAAGAGCCCATtcacgtgcacactagcgccactgctaaataatcgtgattatttaaatttaacgacaggtatttaaaaaaaggaggccgctacggactgtattatgtatttaagtgccttttgaatacatcaaactagtttctaTGTTGCtagattcgtcgatctaggaactcaaaacaaaaacggccgttttaactttggacgcatagattgacgaatccagcaacataaaaattatttagctgtggcgctagtgtgcacgttgaagggctcttaattagctttaatgagagagtgagacacaCATTGGGCAGGTGGAGTACCACCCTAAGTCACAATTCGTCTTCATTGTtacttttaatattaaaataccgTTTTAACTTTCCAGCTCATGGTACTTACATTGGTAAAATGCGTTTAGAAGCCCACAAGCCTACACAGCTGCCCATAGACTCCAATTTCCATTTTGGGGCTTCCACAAGAAACTATATTATAAGGTAATTATAAAATTTGAGTAGTTCTataaccacttgaccgtccgacgatagcatagtatccgaaaaaaatatgctcttaaccgtccgcgggaaccttactatccaaaggggtggaagaaagaattgatttcagagccatctaatggaatatttcggcattatttactaattttcttgatgcgacaacgtagcctaactaaatagttagctctaaaaaaaattagatggcagtgtagttataatttttgtagaaagttgtgaatgcgctgcatagggcgtgcgtcgctaaaaaaccccagacggttgacaggaaaacagtctcgcaggccggacggttgagtggctAAAGCACAGAATAAGGAAATCTGAAAGGGTACTAAACTTGGTGCCGAGTGTGATTGGTAAGTGGACAATTGGACATACAAATGGATAGACACCTAAAATCCAAACCTaggtagaattagaccaagaaaagtctgcaagtgttattcatatgtataacacttgcactatgCATGCTATCAAGATCGTGGCTGCTTTGTTTTGGTCTAACTTTACAACTATGTGAAAGTTTAGTTGGTGCAAGGTTTATATCAAATTTTGAATGCAACCTTTTTCTGACATTCTTATGTAGTTCTGACTTCTGTCACAACTGTCAGTACTTTATTGTTGTCAAGACAGAGAATTAACTATTTCGTGGACACATAATTATCTAAATAATTAAACCAATTATGTTTTTGATGATTCTATGTATAAATTGatttaaagcagcggtcggcaaccttttagcagccaagggccacatagcagttaacgaagtggacgcgggccgcactttgtttatatttatgactttatcagacattgtcacttatcaatattacataaaaaatagccagggaggctcgcgggccgcaagtgagaggtttgCGGGCCGCACGttgcccgcgggccgctggttgccgactgCTGATTTAAAGTAACACACAGCTTTATATTCAATGGTATGTAATGTAATACACATTTCTGCAGGTTATTAAAGCAGCTGCCATATGTGTCACATTCCCAAAGAAGTAGACCTTTTGTGGAATACCCCAATAGTGTAATTTTAAGAACACTGTTGCAAATAATAAACTTGCATATTGCTACTAAATTCAAAAGTCAATGGGTGTGATGTTGACAGAGAGCGGCCGATGGGCAACACAAGAGGCATAATGGAAGAACTCCCGAACACCGAGACAGAGGGCGCGCTCCTCGGCCTGCCCGAGACGCAGACCGAACTAGACGTAAGTTACCCTTCCGCTTTACGTTATTGGTGAGAACTTATTATATATCAATGGCCTCCTAGCCCAGACGATAGTGACCTTGCTGATGACACTTGCCATCCCGGGTTTAAATTTTCCAATGCTGGTAAGAGCATTGTATGTAGTGCAAAGACTTAAAAGGAAGCACATTGTGCAATATGAAAGTAGTGGTTAAGTGAGACGATGGTCTCCAAAACCCAAAAACAATACCTATATACAGCAAAACTGATTATAGTCGATACCGACTGATGGCAGTTCAAAacagaacaaaaaaaaaagtatatatcTATATCTATAAATATATCGTCTTCTATTTTTATAATACCCACAACACATGCCTTATTGAGCTCACTTTGGGGCTTGGTAGATTCGTGTAAGATCggcccataatatttatttatttattaccttaCTGGTTCACCaacacgctggcccaatattacagggttctatgtttcacttatatcgaactgaaatttgaacattgtcgtagtgacattaagtcgaatttcaactctcttgaaaatgttacatagaaccctgtaatattgggccagcgaatgGTCGAATCAGTTAAGACTTTTGCCTTTATTACGCCATAACGTTCTTACTTGCGTCTTTTCCAGAATTTAACGGAATTCAACACTGCACACAACCGGCGGATCTCCATGCTGGGTATCTCGACGGACGACGGCAGTGACGTCATGAAGGta
This window encodes:
- the LOC134673817 gene encoding nuclear inhibitor of protein phosphatase 1, which produces MANHYEVPSWAGKPPTGLHLDVLKGDKLIQKLMLDEKKCYLFGRNPQMNDFCIDHASCSRVHAAFVYHKDLNRAFLVDLGSTHGTYIGKMRLEAHKPTQLPIDSNFHFGASTRNYIIRERPMGNTRGIMEELPNTETEGALLGLPETQTELDNLTEFNTAHNRRISMLGISTDDGSDVMKPPTGTKRSASTPAGGVLKKQRRNVSFNEEVDIINPEDIDPTIGRFRNLVKSTIVPNANNPPRKLKLQSADDSQHHHSLRLQEISRGAALYSDLPAPSSHLSLIGARLGLSLPNPAPDVELEGPEPAHHAQPPPPHAAAEESGPSNEPKRKKYAKEAWPGRKPGLLPAV